From Mucilaginibacter gotjawali:
TTCTATTTTCCTTGCCATCATAGCCGTTTTCCCTGCATTGGCCAGTTTGTTACATGTTAACAGCGCATTTGCAAGGTTCTTCGGTGGTACCTCATTGATCATTCTTGTGGGTGTTGTGTTAGATACCTTACAGCAAATTGAAAGTCATTTGTTAATGCGTCATTACGACGGGTTAATGAAGACCGGCAGGATCAAAGGGCGTACATCCGTTCCGGCAAGTGGAACAAGTCAGCCGGTTATCTAAAATTATAACATGTCAAAGATCAATTATAAGTCTGTCGAAGAGATAGAACTCATAAGAGAAAGTTCTTTACTTGTTTCCAAAACACTTGGAGAAATTGCTAAAGTGATTGGTCCCGGTGTAAAAACCATTGAATTAAATAAATTAGCAGAAACCTTTATCCGCGATAACGGCGGGGTTCCTGCTTTTTTAAATTATCATGGCTTCCCTTATTCATTGTGTATCTCAATGAACGACCAGGTAGTTCACGGCTTTCCCGGTAACAGGGAGCTCGTAGACGGCGACCTGGTGTCAGTTGATTGTGGCGCTATCCTGAATAAATATATCGGCGACTCGGCATATACATTTGCCATAGGCGAAGTAAGCGATACTGTAAAGAAGCTGATGAGGGTTACCATGGAATGCCTTGACCTGGGGGTTGCAAAAGCTGTAACAGGCATGCGCATCGGTGATATAGGCTATGCCGTTCAGGAACATGCTGAGAAGAATGGTTTCGGTGTGGTGAAGGAGCTGGTAGGCCATGGCGTTGGACTAGCTTTGCATGAAAAACCCGAAGTGCCAAATTATGGTAAACGCGGTTCAGGTATTAAGCTGGAAGAAGGAATGGTGATAGCCATTGAACCCATGATCAACGCCGGTAAAGCCAGGGTGAAGTTTTGGGACGATGGCTGGACAGTGTCAACTGCTGACGGAAAACCTTCTGCTCATTACGAGCATACAGTGGCAGTAAAAAAGGGGAAACCCGAAATACTTTCTACATTTTCATATGTAGATAATGTTTTAAAAGAAAAAAATAAAAGTTAATAAATTTTTATTAATTTTGCATCCCGCTTTTAAGGCGGATAATAGAGTAATAATCAGTAAAATATGGCCAAACAAGCCTCAATTGAACAAGACGGTACGATTAAAGAAGCATTATCAAACGCGATGTTTAGGGTAGAGTTGGAGAATGGACACGAAATTATTGCGCATATTTCAGGCAAAATGCGTATGCACTACATTAAAATTCTTCCTGGCGACAGGGTGAAACTTGAAATGAGTCCATATGATTTAACAAAGGGTAGAATAACCTATAGATATAAATAAAAACGCGATGAAAGTTAGAGCATCCATTAAAAAACGCAGTGTTGATTGCAAGATCATCCGCCGTAAAGGGAAACTTTATGTTATTAACAAGAAGAACCCTAAGTATAAACAACGTCAGGGATAATTAAAAGAATTGTAGTAATC
This genomic window contains:
- the map gene encoding type I methionyl aminopeptidase; this encodes MSKINYKSVEEIELIRESSLLVSKTLGEIAKVIGPGVKTIELNKLAETFIRDNGGVPAFLNYHGFPYSLCISMNDQVVHGFPGNRELVDGDLVSVDCGAILNKYIGDSAYTFAIGEVSDTVKKLMRVTMECLDLGVAKAVTGMRIGDIGYAVQEHAEKNGFGVVKELVGHGVGLALHEKPEVPNYGKRGSGIKLEEGMVIAIEPMINAGKARVKFWDDGWTVSTADGKPSAHYEHTVAVKKGKPEILSTFSYVDNVLKEKNKS
- the infA gene encoding translation initiation factor IF-1 — protein: MAKQASIEQDGTIKEALSNAMFRVELENGHEIIAHISGKMRMHYIKILPGDRVKLEMSPYDLTKGRITYRYK
- the rpmJ gene encoding 50S ribosomal protein L36 — its product is MKVRASIKKRSVDCKIIRRKGKLYVINKKNPKYKQRQG